The following are from one region of the Magallana gigas chromosome 6, xbMagGiga1.1, whole genome shotgun sequence genome:
- the LOC105346955 gene encoding microtubule-associated protein 1B isoform X1, which produces MESENGSGAIAGSDSIVPGVDKGAALLLVIGEPSTEDEKTQILGEITRAFKYWGSEDVDINEELSGIANRAALGEEGINAVYPVGPHQDGARERVIRHRSEMMASEILVNPQLQTLTAALKNFFSIDMPYKHLVFAGPYMEGSGAWVLQDDIFSVSKVVSVLNDPKLKVKSKKFCVQCHQEGEWKQVNLLKVAGFKDHGFTVTPTETQTNHHGIIQFAAYISNFVKPMTITDLMKSTDLVGSLKFTSPTMYIFPGCEGDSALFAMREFNLLINGGFRRKSCFWDFARHLERIDAMLITHLGIDNVFGMSSLLQRKSEGKVSTDIGYVYMNATEKPASPNGLKLASLKINVAEEGTGIVEACKKIGLAPHPCTRANSSSPLAPVNLYHKVGHGTLDMYVLNPVADSKELKEFLQQWQKNGADFGLSQGMPLPNLVSICALLVWKPANPSEKIIRILFPGNAPQHKIAEGLEKVKHLDFLKFPSCSAKDLSSKGAGKKPPAAATRPSSGKPAVGRLSLEAGKAAAKPPNDTKAASSKSLNGQSKARPSTDHKAPPKSVSDTKVSSKAEATKPEKKDVQRSKSDLNKTVDKHKAKPIESPKHTAPKAKVEPKKTSKPPEEKSSNKGTPSKSTPKKDIKPVAESTPKKASPEKETRKSPVKNKAATPTKPKTPTSEASAKPPVTAEPDKKDVKVPSEPEVAATGNLLDFDPFSNVSQGLPTDSGVPAQQQNLMDDPFSMKNNTVPDEQELIQPSAPVAFSQQEPDVIPEAFPNDMAKSFSQPEQDLMGEPDVVPPGQVDKISENLMDDEGTSVDAISADRALQSPVEPAAATMDALDKEDAEVEDGDDSADELDSQGDSAEVTADPESQGSQEDAKPIDREEDVSPFAFENKGFTDLSQNQDEGVDEMSEQTNTSEEKSEAEDKGESEKDDESHGGGPQEVPAEDKPFTEPVIFDDGFHENENSIQREINYQANGAPLDSIREEDDAGHGRMTDSMGMGLNPFNGLDQAQINQPSSEQKPFASDDPFHGQLSMGYQPAKDPVSMRQIPCQEGYEFDPYGEGETKSDSGEEDVGEFDADKDWGRPMGLPSPPPPEEKAEAEVKKTEKVANGKHPKPASSSKEPAKSSNTTNKTATSRAATSKSLTEKKGGLNTTRTEKLNTSRTETSSSTTSKPRPASATVGEPKTKPASKRPATATGSTRASPSATKMPSLPALHAYYMDLAYIPNHGNPATCDVEFFKRVRAKHYVYSSMNPNTQTLNALLDAKASWQEPDLQVTLIPTYDTDVLRQWMVEKQERLTELKVEVAPSASRCTVQLQEHETCCLAYRLELCS; this is translated from the exons ATGGAGTCTGAGAACGGTTCAGGCGCTATCGCGGGGAGTGACAGCATTGTTCCAGGTGTGGATAAGGGAGCGGCACTTTTGCTAGTGATTGGGGAACCCAGCACAGAAGAtgagaaaactcaaattttAGGAGAGATCACTCGAG CATTCAAGTACTGGGGATCAGAGGATGTGGACATCAATGAGGAACTCTCGGGCATCGCCAACCGGGCAGCACTGGGAGAGGAGGGGATCAATG CAGTATACCCTGTCGGACCGCACCAAGATGGTGCTA GAGAGAGGGTCATTCGCCATAGGTCTGAGATGATGGCATCTGAAATCCTGGTCAACCCCCAGCTACAGACCCTGACCGCAGCCCTGAAGAACTTCTTCAGCATCGACATGCCGTACAAGCACCTGGTGTTCGCTGGACCCTACATGGAGGGCAGTGGGGCCTGGGTCCTACAGGATGACATCTTCTCCGTTTCCAAGGTCGTCAGTGTTCTGAATGACCCCAAGCTCAAGGTCAAGAGTAAGAAGTTCTGTGTTCAATGTCACCAGGAGGGAGAATGGAAACAAGTTAATCTCCTGAAAGTTGCTGGATTTAAAGATCACGGATTTACTGTTACTCCGACAGAGACACAGACAAACCATCATGGAATTATCCAGTTTGCTgcttacatatcaaattttgtcaaaCCCATGACCATAACTGATTTAATGAAATCCACAGACCTAGTAGGAAGTTTAAAGTTCACTAGCCCCACCATGTATATATTCCCAGGTTGTGAAGGCGACTCGGCTCTATTTGCCATGAGAGAATTCAACCTGCTCATCAATGGTGGATTCCGCAGAAAGTCATGCTTCTGGGACTTTGCTAGACACCTTGAAAGAATAGATGCAATGTTGATTACCCACTTAGGCATTGATAATGTATTTGGTATGTCTTCATTACTACAAAGAAAATCAGAAGGCAAAGTCAGCACTGACATAGGATATGTTTACATGAATGCAACTGAGAAGCCAGCCTCTCCGAATGGTTTGAAACTGGCGAGTCTGAAAATCAATGTAGCTGAAGAGGGCACAGGCATCGTAGAGGCATGCAAGAAGATTGGACTTGCTCCTCATCCCTGCACAAGAGCCAACTCCAGTAGTCCACTAGCACCTGTCAACCTTTATCATAAAGTAGGACATGGCACTTTGGATATGTATGTCCTGAATCCAGTCGCTGATAGCAAAGAGTTGAAGGAATTCTTACAACAATGGCAGAAAAATGGTGCAGATTTTGGACTTTCTCAAGGCATGCCACTGCCAAACCTTGTGTCCATTTGTGCTCTTTTAGTCTGGAAACCAGCTAATCCCAGTGAAAAAATCATCAGAATCTTATTCCCTGGAAATGCACCTCAGCACAAAATTGCTGAGGGCCTAGAGAAAGTGAAACATTTAGACTTTTTGAAATTCCCTAGTTGCAGTGCTAAAGACTTGTCTTCAAAAGGAGCCGGGAAGAAACCACCAGCTGCAGCAACAAGACCATCTTCTGGCAAACCTGCAGTAGGAAGACTCTCTCTTGAGGCTGGAAAAGCTGCAGCAAAACCCCCAAATGATACCAAAGCTGCTTCCTCTAAATCTCTAAATGGTCAAAGCAAAGCAAGACCTTCCACTGATCATAAAGCTCCACCAAAGTCTGTAAGTGACACCAAGGTGTCCAGTAAAGCTGAAGCAACTAAACCAGAGAAGAAAGATGTCCAACGCTCCAAGTCAGACCTAAATAAAACTGTAGACAAGCACAAAGCTAAACCCATTGAATCTCCAAAACATACTGCACCGAAAGCAAAAGTAGAACCAAAGAAGACCTCTAAGCCTCCAGAGGAGAAGTCCTCCAATAAAGGAACGCCTTCAAAGTCAACACCCAAAAAGGATATAAAACCAGTCGCTGAATCTACTCCTAAAAAGGCTTCACCTGAGAAAGAAACCAGAAAGAGTCCAGTCAAAAACAAAGCTGCTACTCCCACTAAACCCAAAACCCCTACATCAGAGGCTTCTGCAAAACCTCCCGTTACAGCAGAGCCTGATAAAAAAGATGTCAAAGTCCCAAGTGAACCAGAGGTAGCAGCCACTGGAAATCTTTTGGACTTTGATCCATTTTCTAATGTTTCACAAGGATTACCAACTGACAGTGGAGTCCCAGCACAGCAACAAAACCTAATGGATGATCCATTTTCCATGAAGAATAATACTGTCCCAGATGAGCAAGAACTCATTCAGCCTTCTGCACCAGTGGCATTCTCTCAACAAGAGCCGGATGTAATCCCAGAAGCATTTCCCAATGACATGGCTAAATCATTCAGCCAGCCAGAACAAGACCTGATGGGAGAACCGGATGTTGTTCCTCCTGGCCAGGTTGataaaatttctgaaaatttgatgGATGATGAAGGTACATCAGTTGATGCAATTAGTGCAGACAGAGCTCTACAGTCACCTGTGGAGCCAGCAGCTGCTACCATGGATGCACTGGACAAGGAAGATGCAGAGGTGGAAGATGGCGATGACTCGGCTGATGAGTTGGATAGTCAAGGTGATTCTGCAGAAGTGACGGCTGACCCAGAGAGTCAAGGTAGTCAGGAGGATGCCAAACCAATTGACAGAGAAGAGGATGTTTCTCCATTTGCATTTGAAAACAAGGGTTTCACAGACCTTTCACAAAACCAAGATGAAGGGGTAGATGAAATGTCGGAACAGACTAATACATCTGAAGAAAAGAGTGAGGCTGAAGATAAAGGTGAATCTGAAAAGGATGACGAATCTCATGGTGGTGGTCCCCAGGAAGTCCCAGCAGAGGATAAACCTTTCACTGAACCAGTCATATTTGATGATggatttcatgaaaatgaaaatagcaTACAGAGGGAAATCAATTATCAGGCCAATGGAGCACCACTAGACAGTATTCGGGAGGAAGATGATGCAGGCCATGGAAGAATGACTGATTCCATGGGAATGGGTCTCAATCCATTTAATGGTTTAGACCAAGCTCAGATAAATCAACCTTCTTCAGAACAGAAACCTTTTGCTTCAGATGACCCATTCCATGGACAGCTTAGTATGGGTTATCAACCTGCAAAAGACCCAGTGAGCATGAGGCAAATTCCTTGCCAGGAAGGATATGAATTTGATCCATATGGTGAAGGGGAAACCAAGAGTGATAGTGGGGAAGAAGACGTCGGCGAATTTGATGCAGACAAAGATTGGGGAAGACCTATGGGATTACCATCCCCACCTCCACCTGAGGAAAAAGCAGAGGCTGAAgtaaagaaaactgaaaaagTGGCCAATGGAAAACACCCTAAGCCAGCAAGTTCAAGTAAAGAACCAGCCAAAAGTTCAAATACAACAAATAAAACAGCAACTAGCAGGGCTGCAACTTCCAAGTCTCTGACGGAAAAGAAAGGAGGTCTAAACACCACGAGAACAGAGAAGTTAAACACATCTCGAACAGAAACATCCTCCTCTACCACTTCCAAGCCCCGGCCGGCTAGTGCAACAGTGGGAGAGCCCAAAACTAAACCAGCCTCCAAGAGACCTGCCACTGCCACCGGCTCTACTCGTGCCTCTCCATCAGCTACAAAGATGCCATCCCTGCCCGCCCTGCATGCTTATTATATGGATTTGGCCTACATCCCTAACCATGGCAATCCTGCCACATGTGATGTGGAGTTTTTCAAGAGAGTCAGAGCTAAGCACTATGTATATAGTTCCATGAATCCCAACACTCAAACCTTGAATGCTCTTCTAGATGCTAAGGCATCATGGCAGGAGCCAGACTTACAAGTCACACTGATTCCCACCTACGATACAGATGTCCTCAGACAGTGGATGGTGGAAAAGCAAGAGAGGTTGACAGAATTAAAAGTTGAGGTAGCACCTTCTGCAAGCAGATGTACAGTACAGCTCCAAGAGCATGAGACCTGCTGTCTGGCCTATAGGTTAGAACTGTGCAGTTGA